A stretch of DNA from Aurantiacibacter atlanticus:
CGGTCAACACGCGGTCGGAACGATGTTGCCTCCTGCTCCGCATAGCTGGCGGCCAGCACGATGCCGATATCGCCGATTCCGGTGCTCCAATTGTCACCGAAGCTGGCCGCCACGCGCGGGGAATAGCTGTCGGAAAGCTCCGCATATTCGGCCTGAACGCGCACGGTAGCGACACGATCGCGAATATCGAGCGGACGGATTGTGCGTAAATTCACGGTGCCGCCAACGGACCCTTCGGTCGTACTCGCTGTAGGAGCCTTGATGACTTCGACAGATGCAATGATTGCCGCGTTAACGTCTTCAAAGCTGATGCCACCACGGCCAGAGCCCGAACCCACGGTGCCGACACCGTTGATCTCGGTGCGGTTGTCATTGGTGCCGCGGATCTGCACGCCGGTGCCGACGCCGGCTTCTCTGGTGATTTGTACGCCGGTGACGTTTTCGAGCACCTCGGCGAGGTTTTGATCGGGCAGCTTTCCGATGTCTTCTGCCTGAATGACTTCAATCAGGCTATCTGCAGTGCGCTGTTCATTAAGTGCGCTTTGCAGCGAGCTGCGAATGCCGGTGACGATAATCGCATCACCCTGATCGGCTGCGTCTGCAGGTGGCGGAGCGGCGTCCTGCGCAAAGGCAGGCATGGCTGCCAGAGCCATAGAGGTTCCGACAAGCAAGCCGGCGATACGTCGTGATTGGCGATTCGCAAGGCGAATCGCGCCGCTCCTATTATGCATCCTACTCTCCCAGTATATCTTCGCTTTGGCGTTATTATTCTCTGCAGTTTCTAGGTCGGCATATAAAAATGTCAACCGACTAGTCATACCATTTGAAAAAATTCTGTCATACCAATATGCCTTCGTAGAGCTTGGGCGTTCTTCACTCGGCCTTGGTCTGGGGCCTGTCGCACCCGAATTTTTTGAAACGCGCTGCCCATCTTCAGAACATCTGGAATCATCCTCGAATGAATGCCAATTCTGCTACAGCCTTTGGTGCCGGCACTTATGCTTTCGCTTCCTGTCACCATGCATGCCACTGCGCCGCGGGCCACCGACGCGACCGACCCAGACGACATTCATTTCTCCGAAACTACAGGGAAAGTTGTTCCGGCAGGGCGGCCTGCGTCAGGGAAGGGCAGGTCGTGGGGAAGGAGAGCTTATCGGCAGGTCCGGTTCCACTGGACAGTCCACCGGCCCACATGTGCATTATGAAGTGCTAATGGACGGCCGCTCGATCAATCCACTGTCTTGATTGCTTCTCAGAATGCTTCGCCCACACCTGCCGCTGCAAACTGCATAATCTCGCGCCAGTCCACGCCCTGCCAGTTGAGATAGCCGATGAGTAGCGCCGCTGCAGCAATAGCCACGCCATAGGGCAGGCTCCTCGACCAATTAGGCCGAGCACTGACAAGCGCCATCGCGCCAAATATTGCAACGAGCAGAGCGCCTGCCAGCGCGATCGCCGAGGCAAGTATTGCGCATTGCCCCACGGGGAACCACAAGGCGATGGCGGCATAGAACTTCGCATCGCCCCCGCCCCAGACGCGGAACCGGTAAAGGATCATGCCGACGAGCAAGGCAATGATGAAATGGGCGAGGTGAGCCCAAATACGGCTCCAGCCCGGATCCGCTGCCAGAACAATTGCGCCGCCAATTAGGATCAGCAGGTTGAGCCAATTTGGTATCGTGCGCCGCAATATGTCGAGCAATGCGCCGACCAGCGCCAGGGCGGCGAGCACTCCAAATGCGAAGTTTGTCATTCAACCCTAGCTCGCAGGCGCCAGCGACACACTGATCGGATATGTTCTCTGCTCGCGCAATATCAATTGGCCGGTGACTCTGATGTTGGCGTTTCCATTGGCGTTGGCAAAGCGGGATTGCGACGAGGCATCTGCTTGCGCGAATGGAATGGAAGCAAGCTTCATGGTCACCGGATATTGTGGAGCGGTGGCTGCAAGTCTGGTGTCTGCCGCCTGTCGGCCTTCAATATGCATCACTGCCGGGCGCGGAGCCTGATCGGCCATTGCGCGTTTGGTCCAGTCTTCCCTGCTTGCGATGTGGACCTCGCGTATTGATGAACGGGTCATGCGATCTTGGGGTGTCGGTCCAATATCGGCGTCCAGCGCACTGGCAATGTCTTCCAACTGCGAGTTTACCTTTGATGTCTGTGTATCCTCAGTTTCGCCTTGCGCAAGCCGCACAGCTTCGTTCACTTCACGGCGAGCCAACATGGTGTTTTCGAAGCGAGCAGCATTTCTGGCGTACCGCTCGTCCGCCGGGGACACCTCGACCGCCTGCATGAAGAAGCGCTCCGCCAGATCATAGCGACCCAGACGATCATATGCGATTGCCATGCCGTTATAAGCATCGCCCGCGAAATCCGGATGATAGGACGCCTGCCGAAAGGCGGTGATGGCAGCACCCGGACGTTGTGCATGGAGGTGGCGGCGGCCATCCTGGATGCGCTGGGCAAAATAACTTGTCATGTCAGGCCGCACCGAATCGGCGCGGTCCATAATTCCCATGTCGAAAGGGAAGCCCTGACAGCCGGCGGTCACCAAAAAAGCGGCGCAGACGGCCACGCCTTTAAACAGCCCCATAGGATTACCCTCCTGTCATCATCGGGAAAATGTCTCTGACCATACGCACACCGGCGGGCAGCATGATCACGCCGATCATCGTGGGCAACATGAACACAACCAGCGGGATGGAAATCAGCACGGGCAGTCGGTAGGCTTTTTCTTCCGCGCGCATGCGGCGCTTTTCGCGCATCTCTTCGGCATAGACGCGCAAGGTTGCCGATACCGATGTGCCGAGCTTGTCTGACTGGATAAGCAAGGTCGTGAAGCTGCGAATTTCATCTACGCCGGCAGCATCTGCCATGCGTCTGAAAGCCTCTTCACGTGTGGCGCCAGCGCGCAATTGCAGGACTGCGGTGCCGAGCAGGGTGGCGACCAGGCGGTGCGATCGGGCAATCTCGCGCGTCACACGGTCAAGGGCGGCCTCGATAGCTAGGCCCGCTTCCATGCACACCAGCATCAGATCGAGTGCATCGGGAAAACCATTGACCACAGCCTCGCGCCGGCGGTCGGCCTTGGCAGTGATGAAGAGCGATGGAAGCATCAGGCCCAGAAGGCCGAGAAAGGAACCGATAAGATATATTGCGAAGAACGATGGAGGCTCGGGCCGGGTCAATGCGATGAGAAGATAGATTGCGGGCAGGATGAATATCAGCGCAAGTCGCGCCAATGTGTAGATCCGCGGCGCTGCTGGGGACGAGAAACCGGCTGAAATCAGTTTTTGCCGCAGACGGCCATCCCTGGAATCGCCAAGATGTAGCCCAGTGCGTTCCACCGCATCCGCAATTGAAGCCCATGCGGATTGCTTTTCGTCCCTATATGCCGACAGTCCGGGCGTTTTGTCCGCCATACTGTCCTGCATCGTCCGCAATTCATTGCGCACCGAAGATCGGCGATCGACAAGCAGGAGCGTTATGAAAACACTCACGACCACAAGGACGAAAAGCGCCAGCAGAATGGCAGCTTGAAGGACATTGCTGGCGAGGATGTTCTCAAGCATATCAGACCTTTAGATCAACCAGCTTGCGGATCATGAGAAACCCCAGAAGATACATCACCATCAACAGGATGAAGCCGGTGATGAATGCCGATTCCTGCGCCACGCTGAGATAGAATTCTGGATTGACGAGAAACATTCCCACGAAGGCGAAAATAGGCAGGGCGGTCAGCAGATAGCCTGTCATCCGCCCTTCTGAGCTGAGCGCGCGCACCTTGAGATAAAGCGATGCCCGTGCACGGATCACGACCGAAAGGTTCTGCAGAATTTCGGCAAGGTTGCCGCCCGTTTCATTTTGCACCGTGAGGGAAACGACGAACATGCGGATGTCATCGAGATCCCAGCGCTCTGCCATTTCACTCAATGCCTCGGTAAGCTCTGCCCCATAGGAAATCTCATCCGAAACAAGGCCGAATTCGCTGCCGATTGGATCTTCCATCTCCACGGTGAGAATGTTGAGTGCCGAAGCAATCGGATGACCTGCGCGCAAGGCCCGAACAAAAACGTCGAGCGCAATCGGGAATTGCTGTTCGACACGCCGCCGCCGCCGCGTGGCAATCATCGACAGGAGCATGAATGGCAGCATGAAACCGATGCAGAGTGACAGCACGGCTGAAAGAAGAAGGACACCGGGAGTGGCCGGAATATCCGAAGTCGCGATTGTCAGCAGGATGATGGCAAGCACAGTTAGCGTAGCTATGCTCATCGCAAACTGGATCTGGACGATAGAGAAGGGC
This window harbors:
- a CDS encoding M23 family metallopeptidase, with translation MPLRRGPPTRPTQTTFISPKLQGKLFRQGGLRQGRAGRGEGELIGRSGSTGQSTGPHVHYEVLMDGRSINPLS
- a CDS encoding A24 family peptidase; protein product: MTNFAFGVLAALALVGALLDILRRTIPNWLNLLILIGGAIVLAADPGWSRIWAHLAHFIIALLVGMILYRFRVWGGGDAKFYAAIALWFPVGQCAILASAIALAGALLVAIFGAMALVSARPNWSRSLPYGVAIAAAALLIGYLNWQGVDWREIMQFAAAGVGEAF
- a CDS encoding tetratricopeptide repeat protein; the encoded protein is MGLFKGVAVCAAFLVTAGCQGFPFDMGIMDRADSVRPDMTSYFAQRIQDGRRHLHAQRPGAAITAFRQASYHPDFAGDAYNGMAIAYDRLGRYDLAERFFMQAVEVSPADERYARNAARFENTMLARREVNEAVRLAQGETEDTQTSKVNSQLEDIASALDADIGPTPQDRMTRSSIREVHIASREDWTKRAMADQAPRPAVMHIEGRQAADTRLAATAPQYPVTMKLASIPFAQADASSQSRFANANGNANIRVTGQLILREQRTYPISVSLAPAS
- a CDS encoding type II secretion system F family protein, which codes for MLENILASNVLQAAILLALFVLVVVSVFITLLLVDRRSSVRNELRTMQDSMADKTPGLSAYRDEKQSAWASIADAVERTGLHLGDSRDGRLRQKLISAGFSSPAAPRIYTLARLALIFILPAIYLLIALTRPEPPSFFAIYLIGSFLGLLGLMLPSLFITAKADRRREAVVNGFPDALDLMLVCMEAGLAIEAALDRVTREIARSHRLVATLLGTAVLQLRAGATREEAFRRMADAAGVDEIRSFTTLLIQSDKLGTSVSATLRVYAEEMREKRRMRAEEKAYRLPVLISIPLVVFMLPTMIGVIMLPAGVRMVRDIFPMMTGG
- a CDS encoding type II secretion system F family protein; the protein is MDTVIRIGVLLAIFASVFIVSQLVLNFSWSRTAHTRAVNKRLSFVKRGLEREQIVAMLRKNQPKEMRGVPAIFRVPALALQRTIAAAGVPFSIVQIQFAMSIATLTVLAIILLTIATSDIPATPGVLLLSAVLSLCIGFMLPFMLLSMIATRRRRRVEQQFPIALDVFVRALRAGHPIASALNILTVEMEDPIGSEFGLVSDEISYGAELTEALSEMAERWDLDDIRMFVVSLTVQNETGGNLAEILQNLSVVIRARASLYLKVRALSSEGRMTGYLLTALPIFAFVGMFLVNPEFYLSVAQESAFITGFILLMVMYLLGFLMIRKLVDLKV